The genome window gaatatatattttttttgttctgttTTGTGCAAAGGTGCAGCCAAACATGTTACGGCGAAAGGGATGGCTAGTACTGTACAGGTGCATGTGTAAACCGTGGACCAAACTTTGCACTTTCTAATCATATGTATCATTATCTGTATATTGTTAAGTATCAAATTAGGgttgtttttcattttaatttttgtctTGTCCTCGATTATTTACGACTTCTGTGTTCTAGTACTCTTCTTGGATTCTTTGTGTTTTACTAGTAAATATTTTTCGTTAACAAGAGGTCGATGGTTCGAGGATGAGGATATAAGCGGTGTCAAATTCTACTTGGCTACTTTATTAGTGAATTGTTCTTGCACTTGATTTCTTGTTTACTAATCAGCCAATGTTTGGTTTAAGAGATCAATTAGATTGTTATTAGTATCTCATTAttgtttattgaatttttttatttgtctaTGATTTTGCAAAAGCTTTTGCTCattaattgtttatttgtgTCAGTCCAGCTGTATATACAATCATTGCCACCAGCTTTTGCTATCAATGATATTGGAGAGGATCTGATTTCTAAATGAATTATTAGACTACAAAGCTCCTATTCACAATTGTCGGTGTTAGTTTCATATTTCTGAAAACAAAGTTTAGGCGTTTTGGATTTTTCATACAGAAATCGGTAAAAGCTGCACAAATATGACTTCCAGTGAGAAATCAGAAAGTGGTCTGAGGGTTGATTATAGGGCACCTTTGTTATCAAGAATTGATGATGACGTGCCGGTGGAGAAACGCAAAGGAGCTTCTTTTGCTGGATCAGTGTTTAATCTATCATGTTCGATTGTGGGTGCTGGGATAATGAGTTTGCCTTCAACTTTTAAATTGTTAGGAATTGTTCCTGGCACTTTACTTGTTATTATTGCTGCATTCTTAACCGAGGCTTCTGTTGAGATGTTGCTTCGATTTAGTAAGCCTGGTTCATCATTTTCCTATGGCGATGTCATGGGTGATGCATTTGGAACTAGTGGAAAGGTGTTGTTGCAGATATGTATAGTAATCAACAATATTGGTGCTGTTATCATTTACCTGATCATTACAGGTGCAACTCCACTGCTCCCATTTTCTTCTATTACCATTCTGCTCTTATAAACAAGGTTTTCCATTTGTAGTGTAGTCCAATTTCATTGgtaaatgaattgaattttctcTTTTATTATGCAGAGGATGTGATTTCTGGTTCAACTTCAAGTGGGATTCACCATGCTGGCATTTTAGAAGGATGGTTTGGTGAATTTTGGTGGACTGGGCGTGCCTTTGTGCTTCTCGTCCTAACTACATTTGTTTTTATTCCTTTAATATGTTTTAAGCGGATTGGTTAGTAATTATCTCCTACATTGACTTGTAAGTTTAAGCAggtctcctgtctggtatatttCCTAGATTGATGCATAGCAGTAGCATATACTAAGTTGAAACTACTATCTTATGCTGTTGCAGATTCATTGAGATTCACTTCTGCTATATCATTTGTTCTTGCTGTACTGTTTATTGTTGTGCTGATTGGCGTAACAATATACAAACTGATTGAGGGAAGCATAAAGACACCTACATGGTTTCCAGAAGTTGATAGCGCAACATCCTTCCTAAATCTTTTCACTGCAGTTCCGGTTCTTGTTTGTGCATATTTATGTCACTTCAATGGTAAGCAAATTGATCATCTCTTCATCTCCTTATATACAGGGTATATCTCATATCCATATGTCTAGTCAACTTTTGTTTCTCGGACTTACATCTTGAATTAATATCATGCTTGTCAATCTCTATTATTTTTGGGTTTGTGTACTATTTGCATGTGTAATCAGTCACTGAGGAGTGAGGAGAGATGGGATAGAGCCACACTTGCTTGAAATGAGTTATTTTGTTATAAGCTAGCCTTACTTAGCAACTTAAATTCAGAACTATTCTTTCTCATTATCTgttttaatattcttatttgCAGTACATACAATTGAAAACGAGCTTGGAGATTCACCTAGGATGCAAGCTGTTGTTCGAACCTCACTTGTTTTTTGTGCAGCAGTATATCTAACGACAGGCTTCTTTGGGTTTCTTCTGTTTGGCGATTCAACTCTTTCAGATGTGCTCTCCAACTTCGACACCAACCTTGCAGTTCCCTACAGCTCTCTTATCAACAGCATTGTTCACATCAGCTATGCATTACATATCATACTTATATTTCCTATCATATTTCACCCACTGAGGCTTAATTTGGACGGCCTCCTTTTCCCCTCAGCAAGGCATTTTCTGTCGCACAACATAAGATTTGCATTCATAAGCATGGGACTTCTCGCGGTGTGTCTTTTTGGAGCAATATACATACCAAGCATTTGGATAGCTTTCGAGTTCGCTGGTGCAACAGTAGGGGTTATGCTTCTTTTCATATTTCCTGCTGCCATCACCCTCAGGCAAGCACTTCCTTCCCTACATATTTGCTTTGGGAGCAAAGAAACACCGTGAAGGGGAATTGAAGTCAAAACACAATACACATATCCTAATTAAGAAAGACACCAACTGTTTTAACTGCACATAATATAGTTATTCTTTAAGAAATTAGGTAatcaaaaattcattaaaaattgaaaacagcCTCCTAAAATAACCCTTGGACGGGACAATATCATCAAATCCAGCAGATTAAAACAGGATGTTAGAACTTTaatataaggaaaaaaaaagcatTGGCCTGATTATTGAACTCTGTTGAAGTGAACCTGTGGGTGTCGTCGTAATATCTCTGGTACCTGGATCTAACTTTCGTTTACTCATACTTAGATGCAAAACTTTCAGCTGTTCTTTCTAATGATAAACATAGATTGATTCTGATCCTCAATAGTATGAACAGAAATATTTGAAGCATCATGCTCACATGCGATCTTTGTGTGATTTCAGGGACTATCATTCTATAGCAACAAGGAAAGACAAGTTTCTAGCTGTTGTTATGATCATTGTAGCAGTGTTCTCAAATGTAGTGGCTATATACAGCAATGCACACTCTTTGCTTTACAATTCGAACAACTCCTAGTCACTATATGTGCATCAATGCTTGTTGATTACAATGCAGGGGAGGGAGGATTGCATGGAGCTCACGGCAATTCTTGTTGCTAACATTCAAATGATTCAGCTAGATATAGCAGCTGCACCTTCATAGTTCATACTCTGTCCCGTCATGTATCATGTAATTTGCAAATATAGTTGGATGTAATTGCAAGTATAAACATTAGTATTACTGCACCTACTCTTTTCAGTTTTCACCACAGTATTGGTGATAATTAAagttgtatattaaattatacaaGCCTGGTAATCTAGTATGGTTATTGGCCACTGTTTTGGAGTGTTTTATTGTAGTGATTAAATAGACAAGTCTTGCCATCAGTATTTGCAACATTTTAGAACTGGGTTCATTTACCAAGTACAAGTTAGGTGCAGGGAAGTAGTGCCAAGGCTGGGCTGGTGTGACGAACcatgataataaatttaaattattggtATGCAATTTAAGttccttttcttttcaaatCATTGATTTATTATGTCTAATCTCCTAACTAATTGACATAAAAAGGAACTGCTCTTAATTATCATAATAAGAAGTGTTTCATTTAAGTTCTTTTTTCACGTTTTCTTTCTTTGCTAGAAAAGAAAAACACTTTCATTAATCAGAATAAAACACGGGACAAATCCCCAACTGTTCATACAACTATGTTGGAACacgtttagagcatctccaaccctcacaaacccttagctaaaagtccatgtggctttccaaaattaaattttatagccaatgttcacaaaaaatagaactccaaCCACAACAACTCCTtgtgtataattatagccatcccctatggatggctatatttgtcgatccgctacagaTCTATAgcgaattccacgtcatctcccgcaatttattttcctccttcctactgattacatattatttattaccatattaaactgatatattctatttataacaatctaaatattaataacatactatttttaaattataaccaatcaatatagccaataccattgaagcacaatgtcttacaggttcggcaaattttacataatgtcttacagatccaatttagccaacgattatagccaacgccgttggagatgctcttaggtgaGTAGATATTCAGTTTGAACTTTAGTGAATTAATAcatcatttaaataattataattgaatactatcaaaaattttaatataatatataattatgatcaagtatcatataattttttaaaataatttaaaatttagtcgAATAACACATGATTCGGAGAATGGAAAAGATTTCTCTAGAATAATGGTACCTCCccaaatcaatcaatatatatatataaaggaggatgcggacgtctctagaattgctcgattcagtcttctaatttttcttaaatttcggatagaaaatatagttataattcaaaaaatcatgttcaagaattctaaaagtaacacgattctttttttattgaattctaaagatgatacaattcttttccttcttatttagtatttcttattaaattctaaagatgatacaatttttttcttatttagtaatcctaaaagaaatagaactatattaaaaaatcaggttcaaagattccaaaagttaatacaattcttttctttttggattctaaagataatacaattcttttcttatttaggaatcctaaaaagagtaggattttatttatttaaactaacaatcatatataaaatacaatttatatttaagatttgtaagattATACGTACGATTTTTACTTTCAATTTAGTCTCataattgttttttaaatttcgtaTAGGTAATAAAGGATtgcaaagataataatcattaaaaatactaatagcaaaaaaattagaaccataaaagagtaataatttttaagtaataaataggaattataaaataaaaataattaacaaaaaaataggatatataaaataggaaacatatattgattttataataatgtaaatgattctttattagtattgtgtttgacgggcacgggaggcggcccaaaccaatttttatctgaataataataaattttctattagtattatttttgacggAAAAGTgcctaatataattttttatctatgttataatattttttttgttaaaacggtaccacaattcaaaataattttttatccaattataattataattaaaaaaatcaggtTGAAGGATTCCAAAacttaatacaattcttttttttttctggattctaaaggtaatacaatttttttcttattgagGAATGCCAAAaggaatatgattatatttatttaaactaataatcatagataaaatacaatttatatttaagatttgtaaggtaatgcgtacaatttttatttccgatttaatcttataattttcttaaatttcgaatagaaaaaataagtgattgtaaagataataatcattaaaaaactaataccaaaaatattagaagcataaaaaaataataattttaaactaataaataggaatcaaaaaataaaaataattaacatataaaataatacatataaaataggaatcatatattgattttatgataatgttgatcagtattgtgtttgacgggcacgggaggcggcccaaactaatttttatctaaataataataatttttctattagtataatGTTTGACGGAAAAGTGGCTAAAATagtttttttatctatgttataatatatatttttgttaaaacgggaccacagtttaaaatactttttatccaattataatctttaattttatcataattagaataatttttattagtatgtgtttgacagtaaggcgactcaaactaatatctatactataatgttttgttattggtattgtgtttgataagagagcggctcaaactaattttgatctaaattatagtatttaattttatcataaaaataataaatatggattaatattgtctttgacgggagggtggttcgaactaattttattattagtattgcgtttgacaggatgaccatttaaacaaatttttataccaattataatattttttatttgtgatatgtttaatgggaagatgattcaaaataatttttatgctattataatactgattcatatcaaaatttatcaagccgccgcgaagcgcggcttttttcactagttttatttataatttagaataaaaatttcCTTGATTGAATAGATTAAATTCATGATCATGATGCTCACACGAAGGTAAGTATTTTCTAGTGTCCTAATTGTTGAAACTTTCTTGAAATATATTCTggatatataaaaattgaagcTACTCACACAAGTGACACGCACACAGCGTTAATTGATAGAGGGCCAATCTAACTTGTATCTGAGAGTCTCAAAATGGGGGAAGCCAAGGAAAGAGACGAACTGGGAGAGTCAATTAACGATCTATTCACCAGTGTCTTCACCATGATCAAAGGCGAGCTTCAGGTCCTCTCTTTACCCCTTGTTATTGTTCAATTTGATTTCGGTGTTCGTCAACTCTATATAATTACTATTCATATGATTCGGATTGTTGTTTGGTGATTTGCGCTGCTAGGATTTTGTACTTGCGAATATCCGTGCACAAATTCGTGAGGTTGAGCTCACTCTAGTTTAATCAGAGAATCAGAAAACACGGTTCTAGTTATGTTATGTAATTGTACTATACTACTAGTCATGTTGCTCGTGATAATGAAGTTATCTTGAATAGAAAACTACTTAAATGACTTTTTTAAACTGTGTTTAAAAATTCAGTAACGAATTTACGACTAGCACCATATATCCCGATACAGGGTGGATTTAACTTTTAATGTCAACTTGAACCCTAAGCTTGTATGCCTGGATGCTAGTATGGATACCTACTGATGAAACTGTACAAATTTTGTTCCGTTGTTTATCCTATTTCTTTCATTCCGATTTCCGACCAAAATGATTGTAAGAAGTTAGCAAAGCACTACAATTGAGCTTGTCATTTTATAGGAAACAGTGTCATAAGCTTGTTGTCGTCCTCTTTTGTTTCTCCATATTACACTCTGCATAGACCTAAAATATTGTAGATAAATGACAGCAATAACCGCCACATGCATCCTAAAAGTCTTATTGATAATTGGTTGTGCTCAAGGCACGTAAGGTGTGAGATAAGCACCATATTTAGAAGCCCCGACATCCGAACTGCATGGAAATAGTAAAGTGACATGAGACTTGGGGCTTGAAAGAAGCATTTGTACCAATATAGTACAATTAAGTATACAATGTGCTAAATGATATTGTAGATGCAAGCCATCCAGTTGACTCCAGTTCATACTTATGGACACAGGTGCTAGATGAGTGACCAGGATCTGCTGTAAGTAGCCATTACAATAATGCAGACTTCTGGCGCCATTGTATCTATTACAAAGAGCCAATTGTCAGGagctttccttttttttttttttttttgttcaggCTAGTTCGGTGTCCATGTTACTAGACTTGATCGACTGTAACAGGATATAAGAAAGAATTGTTTAAACAACTACAGTTTTCATCGTAAGCAGGAGGCTTCCGTGAATAATAACCCCAAAAGAGTTGCAGTAACTTACTAGATGGTTGTCTAGTCCTACACCATCCAGTCTAACAGAGTAGTTTTGTAGGCGAGTGAAGGGGTCTGTATTATTAATACTATTgtagccccccccccccccccccccccccgccccaatataaaaaaatctCTGCAGATATTGCAATATGGATATTTTTCAGAATATTTATGTGCATCTGTCTTGACCATTATCTTAGAGAACCAGAATTATATTTCTTTCTAATTATTACATGTATTTCATTGTCGTGATATTTTGTATCTTCTGAGCTCATTTGAGTTTGTAAATTGTAAGTGTATATTCTTCTACATATGTTGAACCGTTGTTTAAATCATCCAGGGAACGAATAACCTACTTGACCTTCtagagaagatgaacctgaaagTGGCAGAAGAGTATAATGATCTTGGGGATGTGGCATCTGGATTAAGGGTTTTTGTTGAGCAACTGAAGTCAAAAAGTGGCAACTTTGACGAATACGTCCAACAGATTGATGCAATAGAGAGGCAAGTCACTGAATTCGAAGCTGTAATTTCAATGCTTGATAAACATGTTTCGATGTTGGAATCAAAAGTGCAGTCTGTTTACCAGACTCCGCCTCCCTGAAATTAATTGTTATTTGGTTTTCATATTAgtgttctgtttttttttactcTGCAATAGTCCTGGTGtgagttttataaataaattgaatttttaagGTATATATATGTACTGCTAAATCAGATTCCCTGCAATTTAGCTTACTGTTACTTAATTTTTCAGTTATCTTGGGCTCAGAGACCacttattaaaacaaaaattcacTTGACATCTAGATTactatttaaatagaaaataatatatgtgcATAAGATATACCTATAGTAAATACTTATTGagtaattttcaattatttaaattgctTTTAATAAATATGATCAAATATCGGAGTTCTGAGATTCGCGTTGCTATTCGTTCGAATAAATTTGGATTCAAAACTGTTACTTCTTTATACGATTATAATTAGCATTTATTTTATAACGAGTCAGATTCGATGTGAATCCAGATTACTAGGGTTCTTTTCAGCCCTGTAATTGGATGTGTATGAGCATTTGAATGACAATGTGATGGAACTTATTCTCGGTAAAATAACATAGTTATTGTGcaaatttgttaaaatatgtACAATTTCTGAATTCATTTGCCGCCCATCATTCTTCAAAGCAAGGTAGCAAAGTGTGGCATGTTACTAtaccattatatataattagccAGAGGATCTTTTGTCGTTAGTAGGCTCTTGACCTTCTAAAGATTGTAGGAAAAATTAAAGGGTTTAAATTCAaccacataaaataaaaataaataatatgttttc of Daucus carota subsp. sativus chromosome 3, DH1 v3.0, whole genome shotgun sequence contains these proteins:
- the LOC108210373 gene encoding amino acid transporter AVT6A, with amino-acid sequence MTSSEKSESGLRVDYRAPLLSRIDDDVPVEKRKGASFAGSVFNLSCSIVGAGIMSLPSTFKLLGIVPGTLLVIIAAFLTEASVEMLLRFSKPGSSFSYGDVMGDAFGTSGKVLLQICIVINNIGAVIIYLIITEDVISGSTSSGIHHAGILEGWFGEFWWTGRAFVLLVLTTFVFIPLICFKRIDSLRFTSAISFVLAVLFIVVLIGVTIYKLIEGSIKTPTWFPEVDSATSFLNLFTAVPVLVCAYLCHFNVHTIENELGDSPRMQAVVRTSLVFCAAVYLTTGFFGFLLFGDSTLSDVLSNFDTNLAVPYSSLINSIVHISYALHIILIFPIIFHPLRLNLDGLLFPSARHFLSHNIRFAFISMGLLAVCLFGAIYIPSIWIAFEFAGATVGVMLLFIFPAAITLRDYHSIATRKDKFLAVVMIIVAVFSNVVAIYSNAHSLLYNSNNS
- the LOC108212555 gene encoding biogenesis of lysosome-related organelles complex 1 subunit 2 isoform X3, with amino-acid sequence MGEAKERDELGESINDLFTSVFTMIKGELQGTNNLLDLLEKMNLKVAEEYNDLGDVASGLRVFVEQLKSKSGNFDEYVQQIDAIEREWEID
- the LOC108212555 gene encoding biogenesis of lysosome-related organelles complex 1 subunit 2 isoform X5, which encodes MGEAKERDELGESINDLFTSVFTMIKGELQGTNNLLDLLEKMNLKVAEEYNDLGDVASGLRVFVEQLKSKSGNFDEYVQQIDAIESI
- the LOC108212555 gene encoding biogenesis of lysosome-related organelles complex 1 subunit 2 isoform X2, giving the protein MGEAKERDELGESINDLFTSVFTMIKGELQGTNNLLDLLEKMNLKVAEEYNDLGDVASGLRVFVEQLKSKSGNFDEYVQQIDAIERQYLVDNSLRVSDIASLCLSYY
- the LOC108212555 gene encoding biogenesis of lysosome-related organelles complex 1 subunit 2 isoform X4 → MGEAKERDELGESINDLFTSVFTMIKGELQGTNNLLDLLEKMNLKVAEEYNDLGDVASGLRVFVEQLKSKSGNFDEYVQQIDAIERV
- the LOC108212555 gene encoding biogenesis of lysosome-related organelles complex 1 subunit 2 isoform X1 is translated as MGEAKERDELGESINDLFTSVFTMIKGELQGTNNLLDLLEKMNLKVAEEYNDLGDVASGLRVFVEQLKSKSGNFDEYVQQIDAIERQVTEFEAVISMLDKHVSMLESKVQSVYQTPPP